The following proteins are co-located in the Vigna unguiculata cultivar IT97K-499-35 chromosome 9, ASM411807v1, whole genome shotgun sequence genome:
- the LOC114162094 gene encoding auxin-responsive protein SAUR32, whose translation MGILSDHHSSLKQHHHHHYHMSFHLHIPHLHFHHHHQEKKDLKDVPKGCFAVLVGQGEEQQRFVIPVMYMNHPLFMKLLKEAEDEYGFDQKGPITIPCHVEHFRTVQGIIDRETCLHHHHHHHHAWCFKV comes from the coding sequence atGGGGATCCTCAGCGATCATCATAGCTCTCTAAAACAGCATCACCACCATCATTACCACATGAGCTTTCACTTGCACATTCCACACCTCCacttccaccaccaccaccaagaGAAGAAGGACCTGAAGGACGTTCCAAAAGGGTGTTTCGCGGTGCTGGTGGGGCAAGGGGAGGAGCAACAGAGGTTTGTGATCCCTGTCATGTACATGAACCACCCACTGTTCATGAAGTTGCTCAAGGAAGCTGAAGACGAATACGGGTTCGACCAGAAAGGCCCCATCACCATCCCGTGCCACGTCGAGCACTTCCGCACCGTCCAAGGCATCATCGACAGAGAGACAtgcctccaccaccaccaccaccaccaccatgctTGGTGCTTCAAAGTTTGA
- the LOC114163657 gene encoding uncharacterized protein LOC114163657 — translation MLNALRREFEVLEMIETETVTEYFGRVMTIANKMRSNGEDMPDSKIVEKILRTLTARFTYIVVSIEESQDTEAMSIDELQSSLVVHEQKFKRVNQEDEQVLASESSRGRGRGSTRGRGRGRGR, via the coding sequence ATGCTAAATGCATTGCGGAGGGAATTTGAGGTGCTTGAAATGATTGAAACAGAAACTGTCACAGAATATTTTGGAAGAGTAATGACAATAGCAAACAAAATGAGAAGTAATGGTGAGGATATGCCTGACTCAAAGATAGTGGAGAAAATACTTCGAACCTTGACAGCAAGATTCACCTACATTGTTGTCTCAATTGAAGAATCTCAGGACACAGAAGCAATGTCCATTGATGAACTACAAAGTTCTCTTGTGGTCCATGAACAAAAGTTCAAAAGAGTCAACCAAGAAGATGAGCAAGTCCTCGCGTCAGAAAGCAgtagaggaagaggaagaggaagcaCCCGAGGTCGTGGACGTGGAAGAGGGAGGTAG